The genomic window atgCCTTTAGTCGTGGGTCGCatcgccaaccgcgactaaaggtgggggggctataaatacaaggctCCGATTCTCGTCTTCTCCGATTCTCGCCTCGTCTCTgccgcgccctcgacgccgcccgccgtcgccctcgccctcgacgccgcccgccctcgcccttgccctcgacgccgcccgccgtcgccctcgcccaccgcgcgcgcgccgccggccggcctcggtactgccgcctcgctcgcccgccctcaacgccgccgaccggcctccctcgccgccCCCAACATGTTCATCaatttttggaaaaagttcacaaattttggaAAAGTTCACAGAatgaaaaggttcacaaatttgaagAAATATAACGATTttggaaaaaggttcatcaattttgaagaaaAGTTACCAAAttataaaaagttcatcaattttttaaaaagttcacagaATGAAAAACAATTCTTCAATTTTTAAAAATGGTTCAGGAATTACAAAAAAAGTTCttcaattttaaaaatgttcacaaatttgaaaagttgATCAGCCATGAAAAAAGATCATAAATTTTGGAAAtaaaagttcatcaagtttgacATAAATTTGATTTTCTTTCGAAATGTACATcgattttttaaaaaaagttcaggattttgaaaaaaagttcacgtgTTTTGGAAAAAGAAGTGTCTCGAATCGGAAAAAGTTCACAGCTTGAAATAGTTTGTCAATTTAAGGGAAGTtcaaaaaatttagaattttataAGAAAATTTGACGAAATTTGAAAGAGAAATAAAATCAAAAAATACATATAAagtgaaaaaacaaaaaacaacagaaaaccggccaaagaaaaacaaaaaaataaaatggagggggcggcgagggggcggcgaggggggcggtgatgcgcgcggtgttttttttgggatcgagagggggcggcgagggttatacatgtgtgttgtcctcgcctccctctccgtgacgccgtcgtctgccgccccgtctcgcgctctaccgcgacaccctctcccaccccttcctcgccccatccttttgccaccgccctttcgccaccgccaccgccaccgccccccttcttcacttaattaatttgtttttactacatgttttcaggactgacataatggcggacgatagagctgacccgattatggacaactatgatccggacggtgaagcacatatgttcggcatcataaacggcgatattctatatgtgccgaccggagaagaagaagatgatatctcttcttatctgaaccttgacggtgaagatgaagggcgccgtcagcaagatgatgccgaacaaacgtcgataaacgacgatcttcaaatggaagtagcaaccacctccggcgccgaggtatatatatacattgagcctctggtgatacaaactaactgatttgaataaatatgtgtgtactaacgcgcgcgactctttcttattttagccctcggccggatcatcgaaacaatcgagtacgtcgtcaaagcgtggcgcaaccaagacgatgaaacaaggagaaacatgcaccatcgaggttgtcgacagtgcaaccggcaggccgctggagccccgcaagaacgccaccaagtttgtcagccaatgcggagccattgttagagacaacgtctcgatcaccgtccaggagtggaatgagccaaagaaggcacgaattgatggtttcacttttgtcgataagagaacaaaaaaagattgcttcaagaagcttatggaacatttcgttctacctccgaaatacaacaaattcgatgaggagggtaacaagattgaggaaaacaaggagaggaggaggctagtcaaacagttcgctcttcataagatggccgacgcattccggaaattcaagcaaaatctagcccatgactttgtcaagcagaacaagactccggatttcaaaggacaatatgagaaactgaaacatgattggccagaatttgtgaagcaaaagaaatcggagcagttcattcaaatatcgaaaaaaataaggaaaatgcggctaataaggagtacaatcatgttatggggccaggagggtatcgcatttgggtgcctaggttggagaagatggagaacgagctgagggcgcgaggaatccgtccaggtacggagggatgggacccaagggccaaaagctggtggtacgggcatgggggaacgctgaacccggagacaggggagtgtgtttaccggggcaaattaattaaacccacccaagcccttattaacgcaatgagggatgctcaacaggggaagatcaagttcaacagagagaacgacgcgctgacaaaagccctcgggaatcctgaacacggaggacgtgtacgaggcatggggcacattccgtggaaaatagggttcccccagaatgatgacccgtacggttacagaagccgtaagagaaagatggatcgggaagcagatgttgtggcgcggttggcatcggaaatggatgtgatgaagaaaaccatgagtgtactagtagccgaaagagatgcagctcgggtgcagcatgaagatcatccagcggatctcggaagccagcagcggagaagcagcgtggcttccacggaggccccaccggctggtgcagatgcaccgacgatcgaaattactgcaccggagcctctggtggtcgaaattactgcaccggagcctctggtggtcgaaattacttcaccggagcctcctcgctaccccgtggacgatataaaggagatggaagaatgtcatctgtattatcctatcgggaacatgtccatgaaggtagccatcggcagtgctttaccatgtttacctggagcactccaccacaacaaccccattcaagatggctatgctcgtgtcacggtggaggacatagtccaagggtttgaggacctggagattgacattgctacacctgaaggggagaaaagacttggagatgtcaagcgccatttcattctatggcaaaagaagtttatcaagtttccaggcgaggcgccaaggacaacaagtccacccccgtACGgtagtggtggtggcggtggcggtggtggtggtggtggtggtggtggcggttcacctacacctccgtcacgtcagccgacgccgccccccagtccacaacgtccggcgggtgatcagccgccgccccccagtcctcgtccggcgggtgatcagacgccgccccccaatccacctccggcaaagaagcagaagcagtcctggattattaacccggacccttatgtacctaagaccacaaaggtaccggagccatcactgaagcctctccccacaaggccttgggaacgtagtgccgaggaagtcgacgcggccgcggctgctgatttggagaaatggaaggcggactgcaagaagaaaagagagcccgagcccaagccagtattttctgatgagcaaaagaagtgggctaagtcatttttgagcacaccgtcccaagccgcgaagaatctgcctaacgactatgcacgtgaacttcgcaggcaggcactcatgttcaaggagaacaaagagcgggagaaggccgaaagtaaaaaaagcgggaaacaagttgcccagctcggggaacaaagtaaacaatcgattgccccgcttatagtggaagccttctgtccggatgcccccgagatcatacaagctgcggcagcacagggattgactgtaacgagtgccagagaacaagcggccaacttaggtattactcttcgtgaactgttaggccttgatgaggcgccagtgaaggaggtagtaattacatatgtcaagaatgggcctctcgtcgagcctgcgcaggaaaaggatctacctccacaaatgaaaggtctgctgaaatggtacaagggttacataaaaaataaaaacgccaaagaatatatttatgcggaagttagacatgagcatcacttcaaacattactatgtacaaattgaactgagtgaattgttccagcttttcaatctgcgcgagctcgataaatctatcatcagttgctacgttctgtaagtgatttattaatttctaccccatctcgttcatattgcctgcactatatatatgtcctaactatattgttgtgtccgctattatacatgcagaatgaagattaaggaatgcagagtaaggaacatccatgatgttgggttcattgacccacacatcgttaatggacatgtgttggagcgtcaccccgccgacgtggaggcagacctgtggcagtttcttacaaagcaggaactcaaaagtgatattctatttccttaccattttgggtgagtgtttctgtcttgagcacattctcttttgtttactccatgcatggtatgtggccggctaatcgatgagttatgcatgacgtactgtgcatgtatcgtgtccgcaggtttcactggattctgctagtaattaaagttaacacctcagaatgtctcgtccacgactctgtgaatatggatccaaagctttggggcggcatgagaagaatgctgcagaagtaattattttcattcatttgcgctctatatcgatcggcctatttcgttcatttcctaatatcaagtaactaataactctcttgttcatttaattttctttgcctcgtagggtttggagacggttcgtagatacaaaggtcggtgaattcaaaaaagagctagaattcaaaaggtcaaaggctaagaatgctggggatattcagccaccggagaccaatctatgtggatactatgtctgtgagatgatccggagatacacctctgagcgggttccgagtgataccaatgctcagaggaataacctccggtggatgcttagtccagaagctcgcttccgaccacttcaagaggaactagctggatggttcagcagggaagtcctccatcctaaaggagaacactattacgaggacgtagaactttatatgcattaaatcatgtatggaaacttgttcaaaattgtatatggtcatccgatgatattgaatatatattgtatattcctcttgaattctttttggttctaatttcaaatttatttgaaattgtacattcatatgcatgtatgtagtaccgtagaatatatgaaactccttcaaaattaaaataaagcacaaaagaaataaaacaatacaaattaaacagaaaacaggtttagggggggggggggggctaaaaccctaaacctgtggcggcctttagtcgcggttggccagaagaaccgcgactaaaggtcctccgccccgacggccgcctggcgcccacgtggacgggccgttagtcgcggttcttaagcagccgcgactaaaggtggggggctttagtcgcgcttatttggtcgcggttgcgcaaccgcgactaatggcagttgcgaaccgcgaccaaaggccttttttccaccagtgtgTACATTAAAGTGGTGCAAAAACTAGGCTCGAGCGTGTAAATACAGTGCTTATCGCGTTGGTAGACGGATTTTGCGCTGACTAGGATTGTTGGTCCCGCTCTCAGCCACTAGAGCTGCGAAAGGGTGCATGTGGTCGGATTTGTTTCGGAAAACCcctcaatatatatatttctatAGTAAAGTCCCTATCGACGTGCCATTCTTCATCTTTAACTGGCGGGTCTCGCCCGTCAAAGTACGCTGATCAATTTACGACATCTTCAATCAATAGCTATCCTATCTTTATCTTTATCGTTAtctttactaatattaaagggaggattgtTTCTCCATTTTTTTGATCCATGGACATTTTTCGTGCGTCATCTGTTTTTTCGTCCGTTATACTTAAAAAAATTGCTTCAAATCTAAAATAATTTGCATTACAAGGACTCAAACCCTGCCCGCTTGGTTATATCCCGCAAACACCAGCCAGTCCACCTAGCTAACCTCTTGTTGGAGAAAGGAAAGGAAGATATCATTTTATGTTGGTATTTTTGACGTGTTTCTCTGTCCACTCTAAACTACCAGAAAACATCCAACTGAGCTAGATTATTGGTCTGTGACAATATTGGATTCGTTTAGTAGTTAAATAGCCCACGCCGCTTCTATATATTTAATGGTACCCATTAATCCCACCTCACTTCTTTAGATAAAATCTTACCAATTTAAATACATCCACGAGTAGTCTGAAGAAACAGCAAGAGAAAGAGCCAACAAAGAAGATACATGCACGCTTGTTGGCTGGAGGATGGAGGATTGAAAGGGAGATGCATGCATGGTTGGCTAGAAGGAATAAAGCTCACCATGCCTAAACAAGGAAATGAATTAATCAGCGTTTCCTTAAAAGAATTAAACTCGCCTTGCTATTAGAAGGAAACAAATTAATCGGGAAAGGAAGAGGATTGAAATTTGCAGCACCGGAACAATACGACATGTTGACATGTCGTGAACATGCATGTAAGTAAAGCAAGCTCCTTTTTTTCTCGGTATAttcaaaagaaattatattaacATGGCATTCCCTAGAATTATTTATACGCAAGCATGCAGACATTCGCTGAATATATGCATCATACGAGCACCCATAATATACAAGTGCTTCTATATGCATCTTTTTTTCGGTGTTCATGTCTCATAACAAGTTTTCTGATGTATAAGTATATATACCATGCATGCACATGGGATAACTCATAATGCAACATAACAGTTAATGTCTCATAACAAGTTAGTTATGCAATTTGATAGATCTTTCCGAGAAGATTTCACATGAGAAAAATGTCCCAGGTTTAGAaaaaataattaatataactaTTCATGTTTTGGGTTTTCAATTTTTGATTGATGAACCAGTCATAACGGTTAACCCAATATCACAGGCCTTCCTGTCTCCCCACTACATATGTCTCGCATTAAGCGCGGACAATTAGTACACCATTGTCAGTGGAAAGCATATGACATAGTGGAGgtcaaaataaaatagaaaagttgCAAACAAAACAATCCATACATTTGttagcagttttgcaaaaagaaatTGGCTAAAAGTGCAATTCTTTTTCATGTTAGGAAGAATTGATACTTATTCGTTTAGGGGAGTGCGATATTTTTTTtctccccgttgcaacgcacgggcatatgttcTAGTATGTATTACACAGGGACACATAAGAAGTTTAAATGGCCTGCAGATATTGCGGCTTGTTTTGCGTGTGATTCTTTTTAAAGATATTTATAAAAAgtaagtaataaaaattatatttaAATATTTGTGTGCTATAAATTTTACACAAACAAGCCATGATTAGTAAATAAAAACATTTAAATATACACCCATgtattatataaaatatttagttAATATGGACATTTAAAATGTATATTAAATAAACTTCTTCACATATTATTTCAAAACACATTCCTATATTTAAAATAATATTTATTAATTGTAAAAAATGTTTATATAATTTAAAATGATACGATTTATCTTGTAATTAAATTTACACGTATTATTCTAATTATAAAAACATTTCGATGATTATAAGCACATTTGTATAGTTCAATTTTTGTATAATTAAAAATATTCAAAATTTTAAGTTTTAACTCTTCATGAATATTTAACCATGTATAATATGCAAAATATATAATTTTTCGAATATAAGTCATGAGTAAAAAATATGGAGATGTGAATATTTATAGATATTAAGTAAATGTTTGTATTCACCATTTTAAAATTTAAAAATCTGCGTGTGTATAGTTCTTTTGTATTCATTAAACTTTGTATCTAATATACATTTAAATGTTTGTATTAACTAAATATTTTATATATATGATATACGGGTATATGTGTCAATGATTTTATTTACATAATATTGATATATAAATATTGGCACATGATCTTTATTTATGCAATATCTGCAGCCCATTTAAGCTAGACATGAGTCCTTGCTAAACATTTAGGTTGTTTGTTTTGGTAGTCTGTGGTCGCGGTTCAAAACCTGCACGAAATGTTTTTCTATAAATATTGATAGGCGGGACCCAGTGGGCATAGAGAACAAAAATGCCATGTCCATAGGATCTTTTTTGTCAAAAATATATATTCTGAGGGGGTTTTCGAAGAAAAACCCTTCTTCCTGGTTCACTGGCTAACAGCGGACCCCACAAGTCTAGGCAggaaaaaatttgtatagaaaaacAGGATAAGCACTGTATTTACACACGCAAGCTAAGTTTTTGCTACTTCGACATACACCgcaacttgtaacaacaaagtgaTCATTTACATCAAATTTTAGCATCACCGATGTAATTGACTCATAACTAATGTTGTATAAGATTTCCTAGTCGGTGGCCCGCCAAATTTTACTCGCAGCAGGAGAGAAGTGCTAGTCAATTTCTGGTGGCCCTTCTTTCGCTCGACCGACGCACATAGGAAGGGACGACTGGACGAGAGTGTGAGTTTCGGCGCCTACAATCTGGTGGGGTAGTGGGCCCCAGATGCGTTGACTGGATGCGAGTCCTTTCTGCGCGCAACTTGCGGGATCAGGTTGACGCGTAGGATCAGGTTGTCTAGGCACATGCATGCATATATCCCGTGTACGCGTCGCCATTGAATCCCGTGTGCTGACTGCTGAGGTCGCACTCCAACATGCTCCGGAACCCACCATATAAAGAGACGCAGACGGTCCATTGGTCCATCTGTGCAAGCAAAGATGGCACGAGTCCTCCTTCTCCTCGTCCTGGCCGCCTCGCTCGCTGCGCTGGTGTCTTCCGAAGGTCTTCCGGTGCTCGCTCCGGTCACCAAGGACACGGCCACCTCCCTCTACACAATCCCCTTCCACGACGGAGCCAGCCTCGTCCTCGACGTCGCCGGCCTGCTCGTCTGGTCCACGTGCGAGGGCGGCCAGTCGCCGGCGGAGATCGCGTGCAGCAGCCCCACCTGCCTCCTCGCCAACGCCTACCCCGCCCCGGGCTGCCCCGCGCCCACCTGCGGCAGCGACAGGCACGACAAGCCGTGCACGGCGTACCCATCCAACCCGGTCACCGGCGCATGCGCCGCCGGGAGCCTCTTCCACACCAGGTTCGCAGCCAACACCACCGACGGCAATAAACCGGTGAGCGAGGTGAACGTCCGGGTACTGGCGGCGTGCGCGCCGAGCAAGCTCCTGGCGTCGCTGCCGCGGGGCTCCACGGGCGTGGCCGGGCTCGCGGGCTCCGGCCTAGCGCTGCCGTCGCAGGTGGCGTCCGCCCAGAAGGTCGCCAACAAGTTCCTCCTCTGCCTCCCCACCGGCGGCCCTGGCGTGGCCATCTTCGGCGGCGGCCCGCTCCCTTGGCCGCAATTCACGCAGTCCATGGACTACACACCGCTGGTCGCCAAGGGGGGCAGCCCCGCGCACTACATCTCGGCCAGGTCAATCAAAGTGGAGAACACCCGCGTCCCCATCTCGGAGCGCGCGCTCGCCACCGGCGGCGTGATGCTCAGCACTAGGCTGCCCTACGTCTTGCTCCGCCGTGACGTGTACCGCCCGTTGGTGGACGCGTTCACCAAGGCCCTGGCGGCGCAGCCTGCCAACGGAGCGCCGGTGGCGCGCGCAGTGAAGCCTGTGGCGCCGTTCGAGCTGTGCTACGACACGAAGACGCTGGGCAATAACCCCGGCGGGTACTGGGTGCCCAACGTCCTGCTGGAGCTTGACGGCGGGAGTGACTGGGCGCTGACCGGGAAGAACTCAATGGTGGACGTCAAGCCGGGGACGGCGTGCGTTGCGTTCGTGGAGATGAAGGGGGTTGATGCCGGCGATGGCAGTGCGCCGGCGGTGATTCTGGGAGGAGCCCAGATGGAGGACTTCGTGCTCGACTTCGACATGGAGAAGAAGCGGCTCGGGTTTCTCAGGCTGCCGCACTTTACGGGTTGCAGCAGCTTCAATTTCGCTCGAAGCACCTAGAGCTCTCACTGCCTGCAATAATATGTGTGTTTATCTACAGTGTATTCGTTGACTACTGCGTGTAGTAAATAAGATCTTTTGGACATTCAATAAAATGCAAAATTTATTTGTACATTCAAGACCAAATTACTTCATCTGTTGACCTTGAATGTGTTTTTTGTTCACTTAAAATTAACCGTTAAATGACTCACGTCAACATTTGGCATTTTGTAAGACCTGTTTGCTAGTACATTTTTAATCATTAAATACATTTCTATGCATTTACTTATTATAATGAAATTTTAGAAtgtaaattcatgaaaaataaaaaaattgagtaAAAAATTCATATATGTGTTCTCGATTGCATATTTAATCTACTCCATATCAAAGAAATGAAAATGAATTCCAAACATGAGGGTGCCAGGAGACGACCCCGAACATTAAGTTTTTTTTAGTTGGAAAATGCAAACAAAGTCCGAAAAGAATAAAATTTGGCATGATGCCCACATATGACACCTAGAGGCTATGGTAAAAGTTTGAGAAGATTTCGCAAAAGTTGCGGTGTACCTTACTTTTAAACCGGACAATCTTCGAGGAAAgatcatggttccgagagggaacatgtcattTTTGAAGGGAAAGCAACTGCTGCTTTATCGGTTGGCCTTGAATTTTTGCATGGCAGTGCACGACCTAGCTCTGGTTGTATGTGTTTCAATTCCTAAATCCGTTGTTGGCACGTTTTGTACCTGCACGTGCCAATTGCATCGCTTCACTCTCGGACGCGTTCCCCCCTATATAGAGAGGAGATATATACGATAGACGAATACACACACATGCCAAATTCATTTGTACCGAGTTGTTTCTCCGACGACCCCAGCTTAATGACTATGTGCAAAACCGTCTGAGAGAGCATGCCTCCGAAAACCGTGTCCTTTGAGAACCTGCACAAGATGAGGGATGATAAGGTCTTTGAAGAGTGTCCATGCGCGACTGCTCGCTCAACTTCAACACCCATATATGCCTACTACAACAACTTCCTCTATGGCGGATGATCACCTTGCCTTGACCACCATGGCCGGAGAAGCTGCTGGACCGGGGTTTTTGAATTTTTTGTCAAAAGAGACCACCTGCCGAACGGAACTGTCAAAAAAGACCCCCTCCAGATGAAAGTGACAAAAAAGGACCCCCTCGACCGTGATGACAGGCGCGTCGGGCGACacatggcacctgccgccacggtgTCAGGCGGCAGGCTCGGCATAACGGCAAAAGGCTGGCGCGACGGAACGGGCTGGCGATGTGGGCCCCTGCCACCTTAGGGGCGGGCGGCAGGACTATGCCGCTGCGCCCGGCCGCCTCTCTGGCTCATGAAAGGTCTCTGCATGCGCGTTGCGGTGCCGCTCGTCGTGAGTTTatgagcatctccaacagccgcgctaaacaagTGTCGCGCCGCAAAAGTGGGCGTTTTAGCGCGCGCAACCC from Triticum aestivum cultivar Chinese Spring chromosome 3B, IWGSC CS RefSeq v2.1, whole genome shotgun sequence includes these protein-coding regions:
- the LOC123066497 gene encoding chitinase CLP; translated protein: MARVLLLLVLAASLAALVSSEGLPVLAPVTKDTATSLYTIPFHDGASLVLDVAGLLVWSTCEGGQSPAEIACSSPTCLLANAYPAPGCPAPTCGSDRHDKPCTAYPSNPVTGACAAGSLFHTRFAANTTDGNKPVSEVNVRVLAACAPSKLLASLPRGSTGVAGLAGSGLALPSQVASAQKVANKFLLCLPTGGPGVAIFGGGPLPWPQFTQSMDYTPLVAKGGSPAHYISARSIKVENTRVPISERALATGGVMLSTRLPYVLLRRDVYRPLVDAFTKALAAQPANGAPVARAVKPVAPFELCYDTKTLGNNPGGYWVPNVLLELDGGSDWALTGKNSMVDVKPGTACVAFVEMKGVDAGDGSAPAVILGGAQMEDFVLDFDMEKKRLGFLRLPHFTGCSSFNFARST